A region of the Nitrospirota bacterium genome:
GACACGAAGCGAGCGCACGCGGCGGTTGACCGAGTTCGCCCGCCTAGTGCCGCATCGTGGCCGGGCTGCGCGCCACCTCTCTGGCGGCATGCAGAAAAAGCTCGCGCTGTGTTGCGCCCTGATCCATCAGCCCGAGCTTTTGATCCTGGACGAGCCGACCACGGGCGTAGACCCGGTGTCGCGCCGCGAATTCTGGACCATCCTGTATCAGGCGCTCACGACAGGCGCCACCATCGTCGTGTCCACACCGTACATGGACGAGGCGGAGCGCTGCACGCGCGTGGCGCTGCTGCACGAAAGCCGACTCATCGCTTGCGACGCCCCCGCGCGGCTGCGCTCCCAACTTCCAGGCCGCATGATCGAACTCAATGCGCGCCCTCAGCGTCAGGCGCTCGCGGTCTTGCAGCAGGCCCTGCCGAAAGCGCGTCCCTATGTGTTCGGCGAAACGCTGCACCTCCATGCGGCGGAGGGCGCCGTGTCGGACATTTCCCTCCGCCGCCTGCTCGAGTCACGCGGCGTGACGGTCGCGCAGATCCGTCCGGTCGCTCCCAGCCTGGAGGACGTGTTCGTCACGCGCTTGGCAGAGACCGCGGCGGTGGCTCCGCCGGCAGCCGCTACGGCCTCGGCGAGACCGGGCGCTGAAGTCGCAGTGCAAGCGCAGGACCTGACCATGCGCTTCGGCGCGTTCACTGCCGTGGACCGGGTGAGTTTTTCGGTGCGGCGCGGCGAGATCTTCGGATTCCTCGGCCCCAATGGGTCGGGCAAGACCACGACCATCCGCATCCTGTGCGGCCTGCTTGCGCCCACCGCGGGCCAGGCCACGGTGGCGGGCTATGATGTCGGCCGGCAACCTGAGGCGGTGAAGGCGCGCATCGGCTACATGTCACAGCGGTTTTCGTTATATGAGGACCTGACGGTGGGCGAGAACATCGCGTTTTTCGCCGGGGCCTACGGCGTGCCGGCCGCGGAACTCCCGGCGCGGCGCGACTGGGCTCTGACCCTGGCCGGGCTCAGCGGCGCGGACACGCGGCTAGTGCGCTCCCTGTCGGGCGGGTTGAAGCAGCGGCTTGCCCTGGCCTGCGCCGTGCTGCACGAACCGGAGGTCCTGTTTCTGGACGAGCCCACGGCCGGCGTGGATCCGCTGTCGCGGCGGCGGTTTTGGGATCTGATCTACCACTTGTCCGACCGGGGGGTCACCGTGTTTGTGACAACCCATTATATGGACGAGGCGGAGCATTGCCACACCCTCGGGTTGCTCTACTCCGGGCGTCTGATTGCTCTGGGCTCGCCGGAAGAACTCCGAACCGGCATGCGCGCCGGGGAGATGCTCGAGCTGGAGTGCGATCAGTCGATCCAGGCGCTCGCGATCTTCCAGGAGGCGGAAGGGATCCGAGCTTCTTTCTTCGGCGATCGACTGCATCTCCTGGTCGATGACGCGGAGACGGCTCGGCCGCGGATTGTCGATCGCCTGCAGCGGGAAGGCCATCATGTTCACCGGGTCGAGCGCGTGCCCTTGAGCATCGAGGACGTCTTCATCGCCTTCATTGAGATGGAGCAAGCCCGCCTCGAAACAGCCCAAGCCCAGGCCGGAAACACTGCATGAGAAGCTTGATCGGCGCGGTCATGCGGAAGGAGGTGCGCGAGATCCGCCGTGATCCGGTGACCATCTGGGTGGCCGTGGCTCTGCCGCTCATCATGCTGTATCTCTTCGGTTCGGCCCTGTCCCTGGATGTGAAAGACGCGTCACTTGCCGTCTACGACCAGGACGATAGTGCGGAGAGCCGGGCGCTGATCGACGCGTTTCCGAACTCGGGCTATTTTCGGCGGGCGCACGAGATCCGTGCGGACACAGAGATCGGGCCACTGCTCGACCGCGGTCAGGCTCGGCTGGTGTTGGTGATTCCAAGCGACTTTTCCCAAAAGCTCGCCGCCGGCAAGACGGCCATGGTTCAGACGCTGGTGGATGGTTCGTTTTCCGCAACGGCCATGGTGATCGCCGGCTATGCCGCCGCCATCATCCACGCCTATAACCTGGAACGGGTGCACCACGCCGCCGCCCCCGTCACGGTGGAAACCCGCGTCTGGTTCAACGCGCCCCTCAAGAGCGTGAACTACATCGTGCCCGGCTTGTTCGGGGTCATTCTCATGGCGTTCCCGCCGCTGCTCACCGCGCTCGCGGTGGTGCGCGAAAAGGAGGCTGGCTCAGTACAACAGATCTTCGTCTCGCCCATCCAGCCGTACCAGTTCATCGCCGGCAAGATGGTGCCGTACGCCGTGATCGCCTTCGTCGAGATGCTCCTGATCCTGGTTGCAGGCCTGTGGGGGTTTGGGATCCCATTCCGGGGTAGCCTGCTGCTGTTTCTGGCGGCCACCACGATCTACGTCGTCTGCACCGTGGGCTTGGGCCTCTTGATCTCCACGGTCACGCGCAGCCAGCTCGTGGCCATGCTGCTTGCGCTCATCGTGACCCTCATGCCCTCGTTTCTGTTCTCCGGGTTTCTGTTTCCGATTTTCACCATGCCGGAAATGATGCAGATGTACACCTATTTGTTCCCGGCACGTTACTTCATCGAAATTGTGCGTGGCATTCTGATGAAGGACGTGGGGCTGGAGGTGGTGTGGCCGCAGTTCGCACTGCTGCTGGTCTACACGGCGATCGTATTTGCCGTTGCGACCTTGCAGTTCCGCAAGAAGGTGGCCTGATGATCGACGCCGGACGCCTGGCCGCGGTCATGCGCAAGGAGCTGATCCAGTTCCTGCGAGACCGACTGATGCTCTTCCTCATCGTCTACTTGTATACGGTGGAAATCCTGATGTGCACCTACGCCTTGTCGTTCGACGTGCGCCACCTGCCCACGGTGGTGGCGGATTTCGATCGCTCGGCCGCCAGCCGCCTGCTTGCCGAGCGGTTCCGCAGCTCGGGGTATTTCGATGTCAACCATCAGACCACGCGGGATGTGGAGATCGCCGGCCTGCTCAACCGCGGCAAGGCCTTGGCGGCGCTGGTGATTCCCCCGGAGTTTTCCCGCCGCCTGGCCGCCGGGACGCCGGTGTCGGTGCAGCTCCTGCTCGACGGGTCGAACGCCAACACGGCCAGCGTGGCCCAGGGGTACGCCCAGCGCATCGTGCAGGCCTACGCCCTGGAGCGCTTTCAGGCGTCGGTGCCGGAGCCGCCGGTATTGCCGGTCGAACACCGCCCGCGCATCTGGTACAACTCCGAGCTCAAGTACGCGTACTTCATGGTACTGTCCATGATCGCCTTGGCCGGGATGATGGTGGGGGTGATCACCACCGCGGCCGGCATCGTGCGCGAGAAAGAATCGGGCACGATCGAGCAAATGCTGGTCACGCCCGTCAGACCTGCTGAGCTGCTCGTGGCCAAAATGCTGCCCATGCTGCT
Encoded here:
- a CDS encoding ABC transporter permease, with the translated sequence MIDAGRLAAVMRKELIQFLRDRLMLFLIVYLYTVEILMCTYALSFDVRHLPTVVADFDRSAASRLLAERFRSSGYFDVNHQTTRDVEIAGLLNRGKALAALVIPPEFSRRLAAGTPVSVQLLLDGSNANTASVAQGYAQRIVQAYALERFQASVPEPPVLPVEHRPRIWYNSELKYAYFMVLSMIALAGMMVGVITTAAGIVREKESGTIEQMLVTPVRPAELLVAKMLPMLLVGLLALVPSLLIAAWVGVPMRGSLALFFLFSAVFLVSSMGIGILVATFADTLQQALLMSFFALFPVLFLSGTLVPVESMPVGFQYLAELSPLTHYMEAILGIFLKGVGMEVLWHSFAVIVLIAAVLLAGGILHLRRRMH
- a CDS encoding ATP-binding cassette domain-containing protein encodes the protein MDGPAVIETHALTRRYRERTAVQGLSLSVRRGEVFGLLGSDGAGKTTTLQMLAAILDPTEGSATVLGYDTVREASEVTARLGYMSQAFSLYGRLSVDENLEFFADLHRVPEPTRSERTRRLTEFARLVPHRGRAARHLSGGMQKKLALCCALIHQPELLILDEPTTGVDPVSRREFWTILYQALTTGATIVVSTPYMDEAERCTRVALLHESRLIACDAPARLRSQLPGRMIELNARPQRQALAVLQQALPKARPYVFGETLHLHAAEGAVSDISLRRLLESRGVTVAQIRPVAPSLEDVFVTRLAETAAVAPPAAATASARPGAEVAVQAQDLTMRFGAFTAVDRVSFSVRRGEIFGFLGPNGSGKTTTIRILCGLLAPTAGQATVAGYDVGRQPEAVKARIGYMSQRFSLYEDLTVGENIAFFAGAYGVPAAELPARRDWALTLAGLSGADTRLVRSLSGGLKQRLALACAVLHEPEVLFLDEPTAGVDPLSRRRFWDLIYHLSDRGVTVFVTTHYMDEAEHCHTLGLLYSGRLIALGSPEELRTGMRAGEMLELECDQSIQALAIFQEAEGIRASFFGDRLHLLVDDAETARPRIVDRLQREGHHVHRVERVPLSIEDVFIAFIEMEQARLETAQAQAGNTA
- a CDS encoding ABC transporter permease, which translates into the protein MRSLIGAVMRKEVREIRRDPVTIWVAVALPLIMLYLFGSALSLDVKDASLAVYDQDDSAESRALIDAFPNSGYFRRAHEIRADTEIGPLLDRGQARLVLVIPSDFSQKLAAGKTAMVQTLVDGSFSATAMVIAGYAAAIIHAYNLERVHHAAAPVTVETRVWFNAPLKSVNYIVPGLFGVILMAFPPLLTALAVVREKEAGSVQQIFVSPIQPYQFIAGKMVPYAVIAFVEMLLILVAGLWGFGIPFRGSLLLFLAATTIYVVCTVGLGLLISTVTRSQLVAMLLALIVTLMPSFLFSGFLFPIFTMPEMMQMYTYLFPARYFIEIVRGILMKDVGLEVVWPQFALLLVYTAIVFAVATLQFRKKVA